The following coding sequences lie in one Aricia agestis chromosome 18, ilAriAges1.1, whole genome shotgun sequence genomic window:
- the LOC121736116 gene encoding protein ALP1-like → MYDNKFFDYLRMSIKSFDELIELIRQDISSSETHLRPSVSPEEKLVITLRYLGTGCSFGELSYNYRLGKSTVTGIVREVCKSLWNKLVNIVMPEATEDNWKTIAQDFERYANFPNCIGAIHGKHIRVIKLADSGSLYHNYKHFFSIVLLALCDANYCFTYVDIGAYGKSSDSAIFKKSLFYKRLTEKSLKIPTPKPISNIDPTPMPYVIVGDEAFGLAENLMRPYSGKCLPHEKRIFNYRLSRARRNIECTFGILANKWRIFHRPINVNIDFAEDIIKACCILHNYVRTRDGLQFKDTLYTAPLINLNTLHAGRGTPSSLNIRDKFAHYFVNDGRVPWQDTKI, encoded by the exons ATGTATgataacaaattttttgactATTTGAGAATGTCAATCAAATCTTTTGATGAACTAATTGAACTGATCAGGCAAGATATTTCAAGCTCTGAAACGCATTTAAGGCCAAGCGTGTCACCGGAAGAGAAACTCGTAATAACTTTAAG ATATCTTGGTACGGGTTGTTCATTTGGAGAACTTAGCTACAATTATCGCCTTGGAAAATCGACGGTTACAGGAATTGTCCGCGAAGTATGTAAATCATTGTGGAATAAGTTGGTAAACATAGTCATGCCCGAAGCGACTGAAGACAACTGGAAGACAATAGCACAAGACTTTGAGAGATATGCAAATTTTCCAAATTGCATTGGTGCTATACACGGCAAGCATATCCGAGTTATAAAGCTTGCTGATTCGGGATCTTTGTACCATAACTATAAACATTTCTTTTCCATAGTGCTCTTAGCACTTTGCGATGCCAACTATTGCTTTACTTATGTTGATATTGGGGCTTATGGCAAAAGCAGTGATTctgctatatttaaaaaatcgttattttatAAACGACTAAcagaaaaatcattaaaaataccAACACCTAAACCAATATCTAATATAGACCCAACACCAATGCCTTATGTTATAGTTGGAGATGAAGCCTTTGGCTTAGCAGAAAATTTAATGCGTCCATATTCAGGCAAATGTTTACCACATGAAAAAAGAATTTTTAACTATAGGTTATCGAGAGCCCGACGTAACATTGAGTGCACTTTTGGTATTTTGGCAAACAAATGGCGAATCTTTCATAGGCCTataaatgtaaacatagatTTTGCCGAAGACATAATAAAAGCCTGTTGTATTCTACATAACTATGTGCGGACTAGAGATGGTCTACAATTTAAAGATACTTTATATACTGCACCATTGATTAACCTTAATACCTTGCATGCGGGAAGAGGGACACCGTCATCTTTGAATATCAGAGATAAATTCGCTCATTACTTTGTGAACGATGGGCGTGTTCCATGGcaagacacaaaaatatag
- the LOC121736253 gene encoding uncharacterized protein LOC121736253, which translates to MIHDKKLPKKLWAEAINTAVFVLNRTGKSHEDGRSPFEQEDELKPQEKTSESQAVFSLDLEDEPVQEKSPETDIDEIRTIHPNETINPNETIDPNEIETTHTSSSTLEDNSDSDSDYLPCSDEECLLKDVIPPTAERTGPK; encoded by the exons ATGATACATGACAAAAAATTGCCGAAGAAGCTATGGGCTGAAGCGATAAATACAGCGGTCTTCGTGTTGAACAGGACGGGAAAGAGTCATGAAGATGGGCGATCTCCATTTGAG CAGGAAGACGAGTTAAAACCTCAAGAGAAGACGAGTGAAAGTCAAGCTGTATTCTCATTAGACCTTGAAGACGAGCCCGTGCAAGAGAAAAGTCCTGAGACAGATATTGATGAGATACGAACCATTCACCCTAACGAAACCATTAACCCTAATGAAACTATTGACCCTAACGAAATAGAAACAACCCACACAAGTAGTTCAACTCTGGAAGATAACTCGGACAGTGACAGTGATTATTTGCCTTGCAGTGACGAAGAATGCCTCTTGAAAGATGTTATTCCACCTACAGCAGAGAGGA CTGGACCAAAGTGA